A genomic window from Paraburkholderia phytofirmans OLGA172 includes:
- a CDS encoding DUF3005 domain-containing protein: MNSDINTPADAGKQPRTIGPCTTELHNDRTHDSTVDTDGKNLEAARIAGHSPISPDEITTSNATLVNSVPEAQDGMAGFDSRVGGNHLLLALEPGYTVIDKGMVEPQGAESADDLFDDPRPIRSRRERGRIHYALNHFRPTRVIELHRAK; this comes from the coding sequence ATGAACAGCGATATCAACACGCCGGCAGACGCCGGCAAACAGCCGCGCACCATCGGCCCGTGCACGACCGAACTGCATAACGACCGCACCCATGACAGCACGGTCGACACCGACGGCAAAAATCTCGAAGCCGCCCGCATCGCCGGCCACAGCCCGATCTCGCCCGACGAAATCACGACGAGCAACGCGACCCTCGTCAACAGCGTGCCCGAGGCGCAAGACGGCATGGCCGGCTTCGACAGCCGGGTTGGCGGCAATCATCTGCTGCTGGCGCTCGAACCGGGCTACACGGTCATCGACAAAGGCATGGTCGAGCCGCAAGGCGCCGAGTCAGCGGACGATCTGTTCGACGACCCGCGTCCGATCCGCAGCCGTCGCGAACGCGGCCGCATTCACTACGCCCTTAATCATTTTCGGCCCACTCGCGTGATCGAATTACATCGGGCGAAATAA
- a CDS encoding ABC transporter ATP-binding protein, translating to MKHHFEQLRLASVSRSFTNAEGQAVAALQGLNLNIQRGEFIALLGPSGCGKSTALNCIAGLQPLSGGGIWLDEKRIDVLPPEKRGFGMVFQNYALFPHMSVLDNVGFGLKMRGVGKSETMRRAREALQLVQLVGHERKLPGQLSGGQQQRVAIARAIVIEPPLILMDEPLSNLDTKLRIEMRAEIRRIHSQLERATLYVTHDQDEALSMADRIVVMKEGVVQQVGTPKEVYTRPQNLHVARFMGYRNVTEFTLEGTQGDAVAVNANGVRLIGTPMAGFNSKRVSVALRPEDMERATPGTQNAFDALVTTVEYGGHDSLLRVKTAFGDLWARITGEFEEGERISLHVPPSRTLVYDAEAV from the coding sequence ATGAAGCATCACTTTGAACAGTTGCGGCTCGCTTCAGTGAGCCGCAGTTTCACAAATGCGGAGGGCCAGGCGGTCGCGGCGTTGCAAGGTCTCAATCTGAATATCCAGCGTGGCGAGTTCATCGCGTTGCTCGGGCCTTCGGGCTGCGGTAAATCGACGGCGCTCAATTGCATCGCCGGTTTGCAGCCGTTGAGCGGCGGCGGCATCTGGCTCGACGAGAAACGCATCGACGTGCTGCCGCCGGAAAAGCGCGGTTTCGGCATGGTGTTCCAGAACTACGCGCTGTTTCCGCATATGAGCGTGCTCGACAACGTCGGCTTCGGATTGAAGATGCGCGGTGTCGGCAAGAGCGAAACCATGCGCCGGGCGCGTGAAGCGTTGCAGCTCGTGCAACTTGTCGGGCATGAACGTAAGCTGCCCGGGCAGCTTTCGGGCGGTCAGCAGCAGCGCGTGGCGATTGCGCGGGCGATCGTGATCGAACCGCCGCTGATTCTGATGGACGAACCGCTGTCGAATCTCGATACGAAACTGCGCATTGAAATGCGTGCCGAGATTCGCCGCATCCATAGCCAGCTCGAGCGCGCGACGCTCTACGTGACGCACGATCAGGACGAGGCGCTTTCCATGGCCGATCGCATCGTCGTGATGAAAGAGGGGGTGGTGCAGCAGGTCGGCACGCCCAAAGAGGTCTACACGCGGCCGCAGAATTTGCACGTCGCGCGTTTCATGGGCTATCGCAACGTGACTGAATTCACGCTCGAAGGCACGCAAGGCGATGCGGTTGCGGTGAACGCGAACGGCGTGCGTCTGATTGGCACGCCGATGGCCGGTTTCAACAGCAAGCGCGTGAGCGTCGCCTTGCGTCCAGAGGATATGGAGCGTGCAACACCTGGCACGCAAAACGCCTTCGACGCGCTGGTGACAACCGTGGAATACGGCGGCCACGATTCCCTGCTGCGGGTGAAGACCGCGTTCGGCGACTTGTGGGCGCGCATTACGGGCGAATTCGAAGAGGGCGAGCGCATCAGCCTGCACGTGCCGCCGTCACGCACGCTCGTCTATGACGCAGAGGCGGTATGA
- a CDS encoding ABC transporter permease, producing MASDRHAAHPSWSASTSNENNDGAQQPSKRVKQRASVPGRIWHVLVWGAMVFFLVNVVLLIATVAVNSVATRWFGTLLPQGFTLHWYAQAWSDFQLASVLWVTVEVVGAVVVLSVLLGVPAAYALARVQFPGKRMAMLIFLLPLMVPPVTYGIPMATVMYKVGLAGTLGGVILANLVPALPFVILVMTPFIEQIDPNLEAAARIFGANTFRYFRYVLLPLLVPGMLAAGLLVLVRTIGMFELTFFTAGPATQTLVVALYYAVFSTGVRAPQSIDAMAMIYMAITLIWVLIALQFVSPTQIVSRVKEQKR from the coding sequence ATGGCTAGCGATCGCCACGCCGCGCATCCTTCGTGGTCCGCGTCCACATCGAACGAAAACAACGACGGCGCCCAGCAACCCAGCAAGCGCGTGAAGCAGCGCGCCAGTGTGCCGGGCCGCATCTGGCACGTGCTGGTGTGGGGCGCGATGGTGTTCTTCCTCGTCAACGTGGTGTTGCTGATTGCGACCGTGGCGGTGAATTCGGTGGCGACCCGCTGGTTCGGCACCTTGCTGCCGCAAGGCTTTACGCTGCATTGGTATGCGCAGGCGTGGAGCGATTTCCAGTTGGCGAGCGTGCTGTGGGTCACCGTCGAAGTGGTCGGTGCGGTGGTGGTGTTGTCGGTGCTGCTCGGCGTGCCCGCGGCGTATGCGCTCGCCCGCGTGCAGTTTCCCGGCAAGCGCATGGCGATGCTGATTTTCCTGCTGCCCTTGATGGTGCCGCCCGTGACGTACGGCATTCCGATGGCGACCGTGATGTACAAGGTCGGCCTCGCGGGCACGCTGGGCGGCGTAATTCTCGCGAATCTCGTGCCGGCGCTGCCGTTCGTGATCCTGGTGATGACGCCGTTCATCGAGCAGATCGATCCCAATCTCGAAGCGGCGGCGCGCATTTTCGGCGCGAACACGTTCCGCTATTTCCGCTACGTGCTGCTGCCCCTGCTGGTGCCCGGCATGTTGGCCGCGGGGCTGCTCGTGCTGGTGCGGACCATCGGCATGTTCGAACTGACATTCTTTACGGCGGGCCCCGCGACGCAAACGCTCGTGGTCGCCTTGTACTACGCGGTATTTTCAACCGGCGTGCGCGCACCGCAATCGATCGATGCGATGGCGATGATCTACATGGCGATCACGCTGATCTGGGTGCTGATCGCGCTGCAATTCGTCAGCCCGACGCAGATCGTGTCGCGGGTGAAGGAGCAGAAGCGCTGA
- a CDS encoding SMP-30/gluconolactonase/LRE family protein, with protein sequence MTDISRRYPDPSIRVLDPRFKSLILASASVECLYQGARWSEGPVWFGDGRYLLWSDIPNDRILRWDETSGAVTTFRQSSNNANGHTRDRQGRLVTCEHLTRRVTRTEYDGSITVLADRYRGKRFNSPNDVIVKSDGSIWFSDPTFGIDSFYEGERQESELPACVYRIDGQSGEVTVVADDVLGPNGLAFSPDESVLYIVESRGVPRKLRAFDVDVSGESAVLSNNRVLIDAGPGTPDGFRVDTHGNLWCGWGMGTDELDGVRVFTPQGEPIGHIALPERCANVCFGGRHRNRLFMAASHGLYSLYVNTQGVQGG encoded by the coding sequence ATGACCGACATCAGCCGCCGCTATCCCGATCCCTCCATTCGCGTGCTCGATCCGCGCTTCAAATCGCTGATTCTTGCGTCCGCTTCCGTCGAGTGTCTGTATCAGGGCGCGCGCTGGTCGGAAGGGCCGGTCTGGTTCGGCGACGGCCGTTATCTGCTGTGGAGCGACATTCCCAACGACCGTATCCTGCGCTGGGACGAAACCAGCGGCGCGGTGACTACGTTCCGCCAGTCGTCAAACAATGCGAACGGCCATACGCGCGACCGCCAGGGCCGCCTCGTGACCTGCGAGCACCTGACGCGGCGTGTCACGCGCACCGAGTATGACGGCTCGATTACCGTGCTCGCCGACCGTTATCGCGGCAAGCGCTTCAACTCGCCGAATGACGTGATCGTGAAGTCGGACGGTTCGATCTGGTTCAGCGATCCGACCTTCGGCATCGACAGCTTTTATGAGGGCGAGCGGCAGGAGTCAGAACTGCCCGCGTGTGTGTATCGCATCGACGGCCAATCCGGCGAAGTGACGGTGGTCGCCGACGACGTGCTGGGCCCGAACGGTCTCGCCTTTTCGCCGGACGAGTCGGTGCTGTACATCGTCGAATCGCGTGGCGTGCCGCGCAAGCTTCGTGCGTTCGACGTCGACGTTAGCGGCGAGAGCGCTGTATTGTCGAACAACCGTGTGCTGATCGACGCCGGGCCGGGCACGCCGGACGGCTTTCGCGTCGACACGCATGGCAATCTCTGGTGCGGCTGGGGCATGGGCACGGACGAACTCGACGGCGTGCGCGTCTTTACGCCGCAAGGCGAGCCGATCGGCCATATCGCGTTGCCGGAACGCTGCGCGAACGTGTGCTTCGGCGGACGCCATCGCAACCGCTTGTTCATGGCGGCAAGCCACGGGTTGTATTCGCTGTATGTGAATACGCAGGGCGTCCAGGGCGGTTGA
- a CDS encoding helix-turn-helix transcriptional regulator, whose amino-acid sequence MAPLLNAADEAEWFGAITALAETWGFDKLLIAMLPRPTIRLEDAYVRSTYAPAWRRTYDEQGLVHIDPTVSHCATRAAPLIWSPDIFTTAPQQSMYEEARAHGLRAGVTLPIHGPNQEAGMMCFVNDSNPTGEFWRHINVALPNLVLLRDLVIDTSQRHLTTHAQTLLPKLTPRERECLKWTARGKSTWEISHILNCSEAVVNFHMKNIRTKFGVNSRRAAAVIAAQLGLIDPG is encoded by the coding sequence ATGGCACCGCTACTGAACGCCGCAGATGAAGCGGAATGGTTCGGCGCGATCACGGCCCTTGCCGAAACGTGGGGCTTCGACAAGCTTTTGATCGCCATGCTGCCGCGCCCGACCATTCGCCTTGAAGACGCCTATGTGCGGAGCACCTACGCGCCGGCGTGGCGGCGTACCTACGACGAGCAGGGTCTCGTCCACATCGACCCGACGGTCTCGCATTGCGCGACGCGCGCCGCGCCGCTGATCTGGTCGCCGGACATTTTCACGACCGCGCCGCAACAATCGATGTACGAGGAAGCCCGCGCGCACGGCCTGCGCGCCGGTGTGACGTTGCCGATTCATGGGCCGAACCAGGAAGCCGGCATGATGTGCTTCGTCAACGACAGCAATCCGACCGGCGAATTCTGGCGTCATATCAACGTTGCGTTGCCAAACCTGGTGTTATTGCGCGATCTGGTGATCGATACCAGTCAGCGCCATTTGACTACGCATGCCCAGACTTTATTGCCCAAGCTCACGCCTCGCGAACGCGAGTGTCTGAAATGGACCGCGCGCGGCAAATCCACCTGGGAAATCTCCCATATCCTGAACTGTTCGGAAGCCGTGGTGAACTTCCACATGAAGAACATCAGGACGAAATTCGGTGTGAATTCACGGCGCGCGGCGGCCGTGATCGCCGCGCAGTTGGGACTTATTGACCCGGGTTGA
- a CDS encoding extracellular solute-binding protein has translation MTVSGRLAFRLVSVSLVASAALASAARAADPVTLNIVDVAGDLQLTQKGFEAFKAKYPDLVANLTFTNAPAPQLPGKIKAMQAAGRSDIDLVLTGTDALAAGIEQNLWMKLLPDNAAAFPGVLDKYAPGPRKMQDLAQGFGLEVAYMPAGPLLEYNPAKVNDPPKTPEQLLQWCKAHPDKLIYARPANSGPGRTFLMGLPYVLGDKDPQDPIHGWDKTWAFLKQLNDCIPYYPGGTSAVMKELGEGTRDMTVTVTGWDINPRALGIVPAEFRVQAFDNMTWVNDAHYMVIPKGVPKEKLDVLYKLMSFMLEPAQQAMTYDDGYFYPGPAIKGVSVEQAPAHSQDVLKKYGRPEYAKLLAERPHVLPLNAAAMVAAFKKWDSDVGAQKTK, from the coding sequence ATGACTGTTTCAGGCAGGTTGGCGTTCAGGCTGGTGTCCGTAAGTCTCGTCGCAAGCGCCGCATTGGCATCCGCAGCGCGCGCGGCCGATCCGGTAACGCTCAATATCGTCGACGTGGCCGGCGATCTTCAACTCACGCAGAAGGGCTTCGAGGCCTTCAAGGCGAAGTATCCGGATCTCGTCGCCAATCTCACGTTCACCAACGCGCCCGCGCCGCAGTTGCCCGGCAAGATCAAGGCGATGCAGGCCGCTGGCCGCTCCGATATCGATCTCGTTCTGACCGGCACCGACGCACTGGCCGCCGGCATCGAACAGAACCTCTGGATGAAGCTGTTGCCGGACAATGCGGCGGCTTTCCCCGGCGTGCTGGACAAATACGCGCCTGGTCCGCGCAAGATGCAGGACCTCGCACAAGGCTTCGGTCTCGAAGTCGCGTATATGCCGGCTGGTCCGTTGCTCGAATACAACCCCGCCAAGGTCAACGATCCGCCCAAAACGCCTGAGCAATTGCTGCAATGGTGCAAGGCGCATCCGGACAAGCTGATCTACGCCCGGCCGGCGAACTCCGGTCCGGGTCGCACGTTCCTGATGGGCTTGCCGTACGTGCTCGGCGACAAGGATCCACAGGATCCGATTCACGGCTGGGACAAGACGTGGGCCTTCCTCAAGCAGCTGAACGATTGCATTCCTTACTATCCGGGCGGCACGTCGGCAGTCATGAAAGAGCTTGGCGAGGGCACGCGCGACATGACCGTGACCGTTACCGGCTGGGACATCAATCCGCGTGCGCTCGGCATTGTGCCGGCGGAATTCCGGGTGCAGGCATTCGACAACATGACGTGGGTGAACGACGCGCACTACATGGTCATTCCGAAGGGCGTGCCGAAGGAAAAGCTCGACGTGCTCTACAAACTGATGAGCTTCATGCTCGAACCGGCGCAGCAAGCCATGACCTATGACGACGGTTATTTCTACCCGGGGCCGGCGATCAAGGGCGTGAGCGTCGAGCAGGCGCCCGCGCACAGCCAGGACGTGCTGAAGAAATACGGTCGGCCGGAGTACGCGAAACTGCTGGCCGAGCGTCCGCATGTTTTGCCGCTCAATGCGGCGGCAATGGTCGCGGCTTTCAAGAAGTGGGACAGCGACGTCGGCGCACAGAAGACCAAGTAG
- a CDS encoding short chain dehydrogenase, protein MKKIVVIGATGTVGQAVSAALKARHEVIEVGATRGQYRVDSTDPASIERLFSEIGKVDGVVTTTGKLHFGPLPEMSVEQFWVGLRDKLMGQINVVLGAQRYVNDGGSFTLTSGIVGDEPIREGANATTVNLALEGFVRGASIELPRGIRINVVSPTVLTEALDAYAPYFRGFEPVTAERAAQAYLRSVEGAQTGRVYRVGY, encoded by the coding sequence ATGAAAAAGATCGTCGTGATCGGCGCAACCGGCACGGTCGGCCAAGCAGTGAGCGCAGCATTGAAAGCGCGCCATGAAGTCATCGAAGTGGGCGCGACGCGCGGCCAGTATCGCGTCGACAGTACCGACCCGGCCAGCATCGAGCGGCTCTTTAGCGAGATCGGCAAGGTCGACGGCGTCGTCACCACCACCGGCAAGCTGCATTTCGGCCCACTACCGGAGATGAGCGTCGAGCAGTTCTGGGTCGGCCTGCGCGACAAGCTGATGGGTCAGATCAATGTGGTGCTGGGCGCCCAGCGCTACGTGAACGACGGCGGCTCGTTCACGCTGACGAGCGGTATTGTCGGCGACGAACCGATCCGCGAAGGCGCGAACGCAACCACCGTCAATCTGGCCCTGGAAGGCTTCGTGCGCGGCGCCTCGATCGAATTGCCGCGCGGCATCCGGATCAACGTGGTAAGCCCGACGGTACTAACCGAAGCGCTCGACGCCTATGCGCCCTACTTCCGCGGCTTCGAGCCGGTGACGGCCGAACGCGCGGCGCAGGCCTACTTGCGCAGTGTGGAAGGCGCGCAAACGGGCCGGGTGTATCGCGTGGGGTATTGA
- a CDS encoding ABC transporter permease — MNTPTLSPPPVPFAPRDAKAWLVAPALIFIVALFIYPFAYGLVLSFRPMNGGGLWANYVTFFTDTSMWPTILVTLKLAVPATLINVGVSVPVAFALRRNSPYQKLVTTLLVIPVTLGTVLIADGMLTYFGPNGWFPQALQGLHLYTDEVRLTHNFWGVLISLIVSGFPFAFLLTLSYVTGIDPTLASAAATLGASPWQQFRRIYLPLLVPGLTMAACLSFVQAFSVFPSAVLLGAPAGPTRVMSIAAAEAAFESYDYSLASAIAMVMGFVQLVVVAAMLGARRFFYSGPVTGGKG, encoded by the coding sequence ATGAACACGCCCACGCTGTCGCCGCCACCGGTACCATTTGCGCCGCGCGACGCCAAAGCGTGGCTGGTCGCGCCGGCTTTGATCTTCATCGTCGCGTTGTTCATCTATCCGTTCGCGTACGGTTTGGTGCTGTCGTTCCGGCCGATGAACGGCGGCGGCCTGTGGGCCAACTACGTGACGTTCTTCACCGACACGTCGATGTGGCCGACCATTCTCGTCACGCTCAAGCTCGCTGTACCCGCAACGCTGATCAATGTCGGCGTGTCGGTTCCAGTGGCGTTCGCGCTGCGCCGCAATTCACCCTACCAGAAACTCGTCACGACGCTGCTGGTGATTCCCGTCACGCTCGGCACCGTGCTGATCGCCGACGGCATGCTCACGTACTTCGGCCCGAACGGCTGGTTTCCGCAGGCGTTGCAAGGTTTGCATCTCTACACCGACGAAGTGCGTTTGACGCACAACTTCTGGGGCGTGCTGATCTCGCTGATCGTGTCGGGTTTTCCGTTTGCGTTTCTGTTGACGCTGTCATACGTGACCGGCATCGATCCGACGCTCGCGAGCGCTGCTGCCACGCTCGGCGCGAGTCCGTGGCAGCAGTTTCGCCGCATCTACCTGCCGCTGCTGGTGCCCGGTCTAACGATGGCCGCGTGTTTATCGTTCGTGCAGGCGTTCTCGGTGTTTCCATCGGCGGTACTGCTGGGGGCGCCCGCAGGCCCGACGCGCGTGATGTCGATCGCCGCGGCCGAAGCCGCGTTCGAGAGCTATGACTATTCGCTTGCTTCCGCGATCGCCATGGTGATGGGTTTCGTGCAACTGGTGGTGGTCGCCGCCATGCTCGGCGCGCGCCGTTTCTTCTACAGCGGTCCGGTGACGGGAGGCAAAGGCTGA